The Echinicola rosea genome has a segment encoding these proteins:
- a CDS encoding PDDEXK family nuclease, producing MEIFRQITANNISMKPYPFWKELAMEAYLLENEEILKLDDQNFSDVVVVDAELALKAGRKSGDGRIDILAKYGGEYLGIVELKLNEINEESLGQLQDYLNVRGQILAIGDNWNEENPPKWVGVLVGSSISPRLQELLSNGYEYDGIPIAGMTIRRFRSEGNEIFVVADTYFKFNYTTKDYSKFIFNGEEFNKGRLVNAVMKHYVEMNPNISFAKLSHDFPKWVQGSFGVFTTVEEAEDIFQRWGHKRHYIKPEETIKLDDQTIATCTQWNPENIQKFIDQAQKHGMVIEVK from the coding sequence ATGGAAATTTTTAGACAGATAACCGCTAATAATATCTCCATGAAGCCTTATCCTTTTTGGAAGGAATTGGCCATGGAAGCATACCTTCTAGAAAATGAAGAAATATTAAAGCTAGACGATCAAAATTTCTCAGATGTGGTCGTGGTGGATGCTGAATTAGCGCTAAAAGCAGGAAGAAAGTCCGGTGATGGGCGAATTGATATTCTAGCTAAATACGGAGGGGAATATTTAGGGATTGTCGAGCTTAAACTCAACGAGATTAATGAAGAAAGCCTGGGCCAATTACAAGATTATCTCAATGTAAGGGGGCAAATTTTAGCGATTGGTGATAACTGGAATGAAGAAAACCCGCCAAAATGGGTGGGAGTATTGGTTGGCAGCTCCATTAGTCCCAGGTTACAAGAGCTGCTGTCCAATGGGTATGAATATGATGGAATTCCCATTGCAGGAATGACTATAAGGCGTTTTAGGAGTGAGGGGAATGAAATTTTTGTAGTGGCCGACACTTATTTCAAATTTAACTATACCACAAAGGACTATTCAAAATTTATCTTCAATGGTGAAGAATTCAATAAAGGAAGATTGGTGAATGCAGTAATGAAGCATTACGTAGAAATGAATCCAAACATATCTTTCGCTAAGCTAAGCCACGATTTTCCTAAATGGGTTCAAGGAAGCTTTGGTGTATTTACCACAGTAGAAGAGGCCGAAGATATTTTTCAAAGATGGGGACATAAGCGGCATTATATAAAACCTGAAGAGACTATTAAATTAGACGACCAGACCATTGCTACCTGTACCCAATGGAATCCTGAAAACATTCAAAAGTTCATTGATCAAGCTCAAAAACATGGGATGGTTATAGAAGTTAAATGA